A stretch of the Azorhizobium caulinodans ORS 571 genome encodes the following:
- the purF gene encoding amidophosphoribosyltransferase: MDLDTAAPGGKPLHLEDPHEVARHHATYEPAAAGSREDTIDLGLDGDTLREECGVFGIFNHPDAAAITAIGLHALQHRGQEAAGIVTYDGRRFHSERRLGLVGDTFSDSRVIERLPGHIAVGHTRYSTTGETLLRNVQPLFAELDAGGFAVGHNGNLTNGLTLRKQLVRDGAITQSTTDTEVILHLVARSKKNRFIDRFIDALRALEGAYALVSVTNNKLIGARDPLGIRPLVLGSLDGAPILASETCALDIIGARYVRDVENGEVIVIDEEGVQSFKPFPETAARPCLFEYIYFARPDSVVSGRSVYQVRKAFGEVLAKEGPAEADVVVPVPDSGVPAAIGFSRASGIPYELGIIRNHYVGRTFIQPTQTVRDQGVRMKHSANRSVVEGKRIVLVDDSLVRGTTSVKIVQMMREAGAREVHFRIASPPITHPDFYGIDTPDRDKLLAATHDLESMRRYIGADSLAFLTVEGVYRALGCERDPVRPQFADHYFTGDYPTPLTDKASAVASQQLSLLAEAS; the protein is encoded by the coding sequence ATGGATTTGGACACCGCCGCCCCGGGGGGCAAACCGTTGCATCTGGAAGACCCGCACGAGGTCGCCCGACATCACGCCACCTACGAGCCCGCCGCGGCCGGCTCGCGGGAGGACACCATCGACCTCGGCCTCGACGGCGATACGCTGCGCGAGGAATGCGGCGTGTTCGGCATCTTCAACCATCCCGATGCCGCCGCCATCACCGCCATCGGCCTGCATGCGCTCCAGCATCGCGGCCAGGAAGCCGCAGGCATCGTCACCTATGACGGCCGGCGCTTCCATTCCGAGCGGCGCCTCGGCCTCGTGGGCGACACCTTCTCCGACAGCCGCGTGATCGAGCGCCTGCCGGGCCACATCGCGGTCGGCCACACGCGCTATTCCACCACCGGCGAGACCCTGCTGCGCAACGTGCAGCCGCTGTTCGCCGAGCTGGACGCCGGTGGCTTCGCGGTGGGGCACAACGGCAACCTCACCAACGGCCTCACCCTGCGCAAGCAGCTGGTGCGCGACGGCGCCATCACCCAGTCCACCACGGACACCGAGGTGATCCTGCATCTGGTCGCCCGTTCCAAGAAGAACCGCTTCATCGACCGCTTCATCGATGCCCTGCGCGCGCTGGAAGGCGCCTATGCGCTGGTGTCGGTGACCAACAACAAGCTCATCGGCGCCCGCGATCCCCTCGGCATCCGCCCGCTGGTGCTGGGCTCGCTGGACGGCGCTCCCATCCTCGCCTCCGAGACCTGCGCCCTCGACATCATCGGCGCGCGCTATGTGCGCGACGTGGAGAATGGCGAGGTCATCGTGATCGACGAGGAGGGCGTGCAGTCCTTCAAGCCGTTCCCCGAGACGGCGGCGCGTCCCTGCCTGTTCGAGTACATCTATTTCGCCCGTCCCGATTCGGTTGTGAGCGGCCGCTCCGTCTATCAGGTGCGCAAGGCCTTCGGCGAAGTGCTCGCCAAGGAAGGCCCGGCCGAGGCGGACGTGGTCGTGCCGGTGCCGGATTCCGGCGTGCCGGCGGCCATCGGCTTCTCCCGCGCCTCGGGCATCCCCTACGAGCTCGGCATCATCCGCAACCATTATGTGGGCCGGACCTTCATCCAGCCGACCCAGACGGTGCGCGATCAGGGCGTGCGCATGAAGCATTCCGCCAACCGTTCGGTGGTGGAAGGCAAGCGCATCGTGCTGGTGGACGACAGCCTCGTGCGCGGCACCACCTCGGTGAAGATCGTGCAGATGATGCGCGAGGCAGGCGCCCGCGAAGTGCACTTCCGCATCGCCTCGCCGCCGATCACCCACCCGGATTTCTACGGCATCGACACGCCCGACCGGGACAAGCTGCTCGCCGCCACCCACGATCTGGAGAGCATGCGCCGCTATATCGGCGCCGACTCGCTCGCCTTCCTCACGGTGGAGGGCGTCTATCGCGCCCTCGGCTGCGAGCGCGATCCGGTGCGGCCGCAGTTCGCCGACCATTATTTCACGGGCGACTACCCGACCCCGCTCACCGACAAGGCGAGCGCGGTCGCCTCCCAGCAGCTTTCGCTGCTGGCCGAAGCGAGCTGA